The genome window CCAGGTGTTCAAGGATTTCGCCAGGCACGTGGTCGCCCATGTCGACACCAGTATGCTGTCAACCCCGACCTTCCTCTACGGCCTGCAGCCGGGCGAGGAAATCGCAGTCGACATCGAGAAGGGCAAAACCCTGATTATCAAATTCCTCTCGGTAGGCGAACCCCACGAGGACGGCGCCCGGCTGGTGACATTCGAACTCAACGGCCACCCGAGAAGCGTCACCATCACCGACCGCTCACTCGCCGGCAATTTTCCCACCGCAGTCAAGGCCGACCCGGCAAATCCCGACCATATCGGCGCCACGATGCCCGGTATGGTGGTCAAAGTCCACGTCGAAGAAGGCACCGAGGTCTCCAAGGGACATAAACTCCTGGTGCTCGAAGCAATGAAAATGGAAACCACGATCTACGCGGAGAAGGCAGGGAAAGTGGGTCAGGTGCTGGTCAAGCCCGGGAACCAGGTGGAAACCGGAGACCTGTTGCTCTCAATAGGCTAAGAACGAGACTCAACGGACTTGCTCTCCGATGAAACTCAAAAACACGCAACAACGTACATATATGCTTATGCTTATTAAGCTCCTGCATACCGCCGTTTTTATTTTCTTCACCGTTTGTATATTTGTTGTCTTGAGATGCGGCATAACCGGAAAAAAATCAAATACAATGCCGCTCTCTTCTACAAATCGAAATGCCATTCGTCCATTCACAACCGACGATTGTACATGTACACCTGAAGGGACAAAAGAAAACCCGACCCTGTGGAAACATTGTTGTAATGCACATGACAGTGCCTATTGGCGAGGCGGTAGCTTCAATGAACGCCGCGGAGCAGATTCATTATTGGCTGAATGCCTAGCCGAAGTCGGGCAAAAAAGAAGAGGGAAAAGGTGGTACAAAGCATTATTTTTTACCGGTGCTGCCTGGTTGCCGACTCCCTGGCGGTGGGGATATGGATGGAAATATCCAAGAAGTTACCGGCGGCTCAAGAAATTGAACAAACAAAAGCTTATTGCAGACTCCACCGATACGGATGATTAGGACCTTTCTCATAAACTCTTGGCGATATTCTCCGGCAACAGTAATGGCCGGTATAGTGATATAAATTTCCAAAGGAGAAGTAATTTATAGCTCCGTCCCCTATCCATCTCAAACGATCCCGACACAACATATTATTTTGTGATACGTAGATATTCGATGTTTTGCCCTGAATTTTCCTTGTTATAGCCAAAATTTTTATGCCTATGAAAAATCCGAACGACATCCCGCTGTTGATTTTCGACGGCGCCTGTGGAACGACAATCCAGACCATGCACCTTCCCAAATCGGCATGGGAAACCCATGAAGGGTGCAATGAATTCCTCAATCTTTCGGCACCCGATGCAATCGTTGAGATGCACCGCCGGTTCCTCGACGCCGGGGCAACCGTAATCGAAACCAATTCTTTCGGCGCCAACTCGATTGTGCTCAGTGAATACAACCTCCAGGATAAAACAGAAGCGATCAACAAAGCCGCGGCACGCAATGCTCAGGAGGCTCGGAAAGAATTCCCCAAGGCGTTCATCGCCGGATCGATCGGACCGACAACCAAGCTCCCGACCCTTGGGCAAATTCCGGTTGAAACCCTGGCCGATTCGTTCAGAGTCCAGATACGATCCCTGATGGAGACCGGGGTCGATCTCCTCATCATCGAAACAGTGCAGGACCTGCTGCAATTAAAAACCGCGCTCATTACCGCTCACGAGGTCTTTCATGACCTCAATCATGAAGTACCCATCATGGCATCCATAACCGTGGAACGGACCGGTACCATGCTGATCGGCACCGAAGTTGCCGCCGTTGCAGCCACCCTCGAACCGTTCGACCTTTTTTCTCTGGGCTTGAACTGCGCCACCGGTCCCGATCTTATGGCATCTCATCTCCACCTGCTCAGCAACACCATGCAATGCCGGATCTCCTGCATTCCCAATGCGGGAATTCCCGAAACAAAGGGCGACCAGGTGATCTATCCCCTCCAGCCTCAGCCTTTTGCCGATTACCTTAAAGAGTATATCGAAGAATACGGGGTGAGTATTGTGGGCGGATGCTGCGGGACTACTCCCGATCATATCAGGGCGCTGGCGCAGACAGTCAACAACGTGGTCCCGGGAAAGCGAAAACCCGAAAGTAAACCCGCAGTCAGCAGTGGCTTTGTTGCTGCTGAAATTCAACAGGATATCCCCCCCTTCCTTATTGGAGAACGAACCAACGTCAACGGGTCCAAAAAGTTCCGGGAGCTGATTCTTGCCGATGATTTTGACGGTGCTCTTGCGATCGGTCTGCAGCAGCAGGAAAACGGCGCTCATGCGGTCGATCTCTGCACCGCCTATGCGGGACGGGATGAACAGAAGGACCTGACCACCATGGTAAAACTCTTCGCCCAGTCGGTGAAAGCACCGCTGGTTGTGGATTCCACCCAGGCTGAATGTATCGAATCCTCCCTGAAAAACTACCCCGGCCGCTGTATTGTCAATTCGATCAATCTGGAAGACGGTGGTAAAAACCTCGAAAAAGTCTGCACGCTGGTAAAAAAATACGGCGCAGCGGTCATTGCCCTCACGATCAATGAAAAGGGCATGGCAATGACTATTGAAGACAAAGTCGAGACAGCCAAAGCGATATACCGTCTTGCGGTGGAAAAGCACGGGCTCCGCCCCGAAGACCTGCTTTTTGATGTTCTCACCTTTACCATCGGCTCGGGTGACACAACCCTGCAAGACGCTGCCTATAACACCATTGAAGCGATCAGAAAAGTCAAAGAGAAATTGCCCGGCGTCTCCACCAGCCTGGGTGTCAGTAATATTTCATTTGGTCTTCTGCGTCAATCACGGAAATTTCTCAACTCGGTATTCCTTCATGAAGCAATAGAAGCCGGACTCGATGCGGCGATTATCGATCCCGCAAAAGTTATTCCCCTGGCCCGAATGGATGAAGAGGACCGCAGGGTCTGTATGGATCTCATTTACAACAGAAAAAGCGACGAAGTACCGTCACCGCTGGAACAGTTTATCAATCATTTCAGCGAAGCGGCTCAGGATGAAAGTGAAGAGAAAGACTCCGGTAAAGAGGTTATTCCCGAAGTAGCGCTTGCCGATAAAATTATGAAAGGCGATAAAAACGGCATCGAAGACCTCCTTTCAATTCTTATGGGACGGATGACACCTGTTTCCATTGTCAATACTCATCTTGTACCCGCCATGCGTCGCGTGGGAGAAATGTTCGGACGGGGTGAAATGCTCCTCCCCTTTGTACTCAAATCCGCGGAGACAATGAAAGCATGTGTGAAATACCTTGAGCCTTTTATGGAGAGTACAGAGCAGGAATCAAGCGTAAAAGTCCTTCTTGCCACAGTGCAGGGCGATGTGCACGATATCGGTAAGAACCTGGTCGATATAATCCTTTCCAATAACGGCTATAAGGTTTTCAATATCGGCACCAAGGTTCCGGCCGAGGTGATTATTGAAAAGGCAAAGGAGCATGACGTCGATGTTATCGGCCTGAGCGGCCTTCTGGTCAAATCGGCCCTGGTCATGCGAGACAACATGGAACAGTTTCAGGAAGCCGGTCTGACTGCCCCCATTCTTTTAGGAGGTGCGGCGCTTACAAAGAAATTCGTGGCCGAATCCTGCGTTCCAAACTACACCGCACCGGTGGTGTACTGTTCCGATGCCTTTGCCGGATTGACTGCGCTCCAGCAGATTGAAGAAGGAACGCTCAAACCAACCACAGTGGAAGTCGCCTCCGAATCTAAAAAGATGAAACCCGGGGCAAAAAATGAACACATTCGTCGTGACGTAAAGATCCCTTCCCCGCCCTTTCGTGGGACAAAAGTGATCGCCGATATCAATACCGAGACGCTGCTGGAGTATATCAATACCCAGGCCCTTTTCAGAGGACGGTGGGGGTATCGACGAGGTTCCATGTCGGCTGAAGAGTATAAAAAAATGATCGAGGAGAAAGTTGCCCCTCTCTATGAATCGCTCAGGAAACGGCTTATCGATGAAAAACTGGCCCGGCCTGCTGTTTCTTACGGCTATTTCAATTGCAATTCAAAGGGTGATTCACTCGAGATACAATCGAACGGCAAAAACTATGAACTCACCTTTCCCCGTCAGGCCGATCCGCCACACCTGTGTATCGCCGATTATTTTAAGCCGGCCGGAGAGGGAACCGATGTTGTAGGCTTCTTTGTGGTAACCATGGGACCGGCAATCTCCGAGGCCACCAAAGAACTCTATGAATCCGATCAGTACCACGACTACCTTATGCTCCATGCCTTAAGCGTGGAGCTTACCGATGCCCTTGCCGAATACTGGCATGAGGTGATGCGTACCGAAATGGGAATCAATACGCAAAAACCGAACGATATTCTCGGCTATGCTGTCCAGGATTATCAGGGATCTCGATACGGATTCGGCTATCCTTCATGCCCCGATCTCGAAGCACACAAGGTTGTGTTCGAACTTCTGGAGCCGGAAAATATTGGAGTAGAATTAACCGAAAACATGGAGATGGTACCCGAGCAGTCAACCTCTGCGTTAGTGGCCCATCATCCGCAAGCCAAATATTTTGCAGTATGAAACGATATATCTGTACACAATGCGGTTATATTTATGATCCCGCCAAAGGCGATCCGATGAATAGTATCCCCCCGGGAACTTCCTTTGAAGACCTTCCGGAGGACTGGGTCTGCCCGATGTGTTATTCCGGCAAAAATGCATTCGACATGCTCGATTAATTGCGCCTGTGCCGTAAAAATACGTTGGCTCGATTGTAAATAAAACATCCACATACCGGGAGAAGAAATGAAAAATATCATCGACAGAATGAAAGAGAAACCTCTTCTGTTCGACGGTGCGACTGGGACTATGTTGTATCAACGGGGCGTGTTTATCAATACCTGTTATGATGAGTTATGCCTGACAAAAAAAGACATTGTAAAAAGCATTCATGAAGAATACGTTGCGGCCGGGGCGGAGGTCATCGAAACCAATTCATTCGGGGCAAATCGAATAAAGCTCGGAAGTTTCGGACTTGTCGAGAATGTCGATGCGATCAATCGCGCTGCAGCATCCTGTGCCCGTAAAGCAGCAGGAGACACGGTTTATGTAGCCGGGTCGGTTGGTCCCTGTACCAAGGCACCCGAGGCATTTCCCGCTTCTAAATATGAAGCGGTCAAAGAGGCATTCAAAGAACAGATCGAAAGCCTTACAAGAGCCGGAGTCGACTGCATTCTTTTTGAAACCTTTTCAAAGGAAGATGAGCTGAGACTGGCGATTGAAGCAGCCGCCGAAATTTCGATTCCCATCATCGCCTCCTTTACGGTAGGAACAAACAAAAAGACGGCATTCGGGACGCCGATGATTGCCATGGTCTCGATGCTTCAGGAAAACAAACACGTGGATGCAATTGGAATCAATTGCGGTACCGGTCCTGCTGAAGCCCTTTCGGCACTTGAGCAGATTGTGAAACAGACCGACAAACCGGTTGTTGTCATGCCGAATGCGGGATACCCTCGTGAAGTTGACGGTCGTTTACTGTATCTGACTAATCCCGAGTATTTTTCCGAATATGCCAAGCGTTTCATCCAGGTCGGTGCCAGGGGAATCGGCGGCTGCTGTGGGACAACTCCCGGGCATATTGCAGCGATGACCCGCACAGTGAAAAATATCGACGGGATTAAGACCTATGCTACAGTAAAGAAGGCAGTAGAGCCGGCACCTGATATCGAAATAATACCGCCGAAAAATAAATCCCGTCTTGCGGCACGATTACTCGCAGGCAAAAAAGTAACATCGGTTGAGTTACTCCCCCCCCGTTCAATCGATATGTCAACCATGATCGAAAAGTCCCGTGCTTGCGCCCGCGCTGGTGTGGATGCCATCAATATCCCCGACGGACCCCGGGCAAGTTTGCGCATCTCCCCTATGATCGCTGCAATGACCATCGCCAAAGAAGCCGGTATCGAACCGGTACTCCATTACTGCTGCCGCGACAGAAATCTCATCGGCATGCAGGCCGATATTTTAGGCGGATACGCAGCCGGGGTTGCCAATTTCCTGATTATCACCGGTGATCCACCCAAGCTGGGAGCCTATCCCGATGCAACAGGTGTCTTTGATGTCGATTCTATCGGCCTCACCCAGGCTGTCACAAATTTAAACCGGGGTATCGATATCGGCGGTAGTTCTGTTACCCCACCCACCGGTATCTTTATTGGCGTAGGCGCCAACCCCTGTTCACTCGATATGGAACGGGAAATCGAACGGTATCATCTCAAAATCAAAGCTGGAGCCGAGTTTGCAATTACTCAGCCGGTGTTTGATATTGATGCTCTCAACCAGTTCCTTGACAGGGTAAACAAATTCGAAAAGAAAATCCCGATCATTGCAGGAATATGGCCGCTGATAAGCTATCGTAACGCCGAATTTATGAACAATGAAGTTCCTGGTGTTGTTGTTCCCGAACCGATTTTAGACCGTATGCGCGCATGTACGAAAAAGGAAGAGGGAATCGAGGAAGGAATCACTATCTGCCGTGAGTTGATCGACCGGATAAAAGATCGGGTAGACGGCTTTCAGGTAAGCGCACCCTTTGGTAAAGTAGAAATTGCGCTCCGGGTCCTCGAGAGCATTCTGTAAGATAATTGATCTTCTACTGTCCACGAAAAAGTCTGGATTTCAGCCTCCGCGGAATTCTTCAAGCCGTTTAATGTGTTGCCGTTCATCACCGGCAAGTTTCATAAGCGTCGCTCGTACTGAAGGTATTTTGGCATCCCTTGCGAGTGAAGAATAAAATGCGGAAGTCTGCCGTTCGTGCTCAATAGCATCCTGAATGAGGCCCTCAGTTGTTTCACGATCTGTGGTTATTCGAGATGGGGTTATCTCCGCCGGTTTTATCGGAACCTCCTTAACTTCGGGATGTTTTCCGCTCAATTGCCGAATATGGGCAATATGTTTTTCTTCCTCCCGGGCAAGGTCCAGAAAGAGTTCTCTGAGATCGGCATTACCCTGGCGCTGGGCCAGAAGGTGATAATCTCCAGCCGATGCTTCCTCGAATTGAGCAGCGGCATCAAGAATAATAGAACTCAGCACCCCGGCTTTCGGCATTACTCCTTCTGCAGCCGTCTCTTCTGCCCGGGCCTGAAAGGCATTGGCAAGCAGTATAATTCCAAAGACAATAAACAACACGGCCGCGCCACCTTTGAGATAATGAATCGGCACGGCTTTTTGCAAAAAGGAGCCTGTAGCTACGGCGATTAAAGTTGCCAGAACCAGGGCAGACGCTGCGCCAGCAAAGACTGAAAGAGGCGATTTGGAACCTGCCGATGCGGCAAAGGATGCCAACTGCGTTTTGTCGCCAAGCTCCGCAAGAAAAATAAGCGAAAAAGTGCTGAAAAATAATTTCATGTCCATATACAGATCCTTCACCACGTTCAAAAAGACTTTTCTGAACAGATACTATTTAAGAACTTCGTTCATAGACCCGGTCCGATATCCTCTGCAATCGATTGCAGCATAAACAAATCCCGCATCCCGACATAGGCTGTCGATTTTTTCTCTCAGTGACCAGGCTTTATCCATGTCGGAAGCTGCAATTTCTATTCGCGCGAGATTCTCATGACTCCGCACCCTGAACTGGGTAAACCCCAGCGCGCGAATTTCCTCTTCTGCCTTCCCGACCCTTTCCAATTTCTTTTTCGTGATTGTTTCTCCATAGGGAAAGCGGGAAGCCAGGCATGCATAGGACGGCTTATCGGCGGTTGCCAGTCCCAGGCTGCGGGATAAAGTGCGAATATCATCCTTTGACAAACCAGCGTCGCAAAGGGGAGATTTGACGCCTCTTTCGGCTAAAGCCTTTCTCCCCGGACGAAAATCATGAACATCATCGGCATTACTGCCGTCAAAAACTACCTCATATCCCTCTGCCTTTGCTATATGCCCGATAACATCGAAAAGCTCCCCCTTGCAGTAATAGCAGCGGTCGGGAGGATTGTTGGTAAATCCCGGTATGTCGAGCTCTTCGGAAACAATGATGCGCTGTTGCAGACCCAGGTTCCGGGCAAGGGCCTTGGATTCTTCCAGCTCAAAATGGGGATAGGTCGACGATGTTGCGGTAATCAGTAGAATATTGTCACCAAGGACATCACCGGCCACCTTTGCCAGAAAGGTACTGTCAACGCCCCCGGAAAAAGCTACTACCGCACTACTGTAAGAGGATATTATCTTCTTTAACTGCTCAAACTTATCTGTGTTCATTTCTGCAGTGCGCCTTTTCATCGGTAAAAATCGTACATAAATATCTGTTTCAGATACTCACAGTATTAAAAATATATCATTCACTAACCTTGACAATTCTATTGCCGGCAGGAATAAAAAAGTTGCTGCATGCCTCCGTGCATGCAGCAACCACTCAGAAAGGAAAAGTGCTTTACGTTGGCGGGATTAACTATTAACATCAATTATCATGCCGGCATTGTAATGCCGCTTCTCAGTGATTAATACCGCGAATCGATTTTACTGAATTCGGCATCCTCAACCCATTGTTTGGGATTTCGTACCATTCTTATGATCTCCTCAACAATTCGCACATGTTTTTTTTCTTCACCAATAATAAAACCAAGTACATCTCTGGCATCCGAAGCTTTTACCTTTTCCAGTGCATCCTTGTAATATTGCACACTCTTCTTTTCCAGGCCCAGAGCTTTTTTATAGGCGTTTTCGGAATCATTAATAACTGCCGATTCACTGAATTTCGCCGATATTGCCTCAAAAGCCTTTCTGGCATTCCCGAGAATATCCTCTTCTGAGCCGCCATTTGCCGGATGTTTCTTTGAAATTTCATCGAAAAGATTATAGTGACGGCTCTCTTCATCGGCCATCTGATTAAATACCCCCTTCAATTCGGGCACGGATGTCTCTTGGGCGAGTGTGACATAATAATCACGACCTTCCCGCTCCAGACTCTTTGCAAAATCCCAGATTTCATTCATAGAAGACCCTTTCGTAAGCTAACATTTGTTACCGTGTAAATTTCTATTAAGCGCCTTTCATTGCCGATTCGATGCCCTTACTGAAATCGGTGGGAACAGTGGTAATACGCGCAGCAAGGTCCCGGTCGATCATCATGAGCGCCTGAGCATTATCACCCGCTACCTTCAGCATACCGATGATGTCATTATCATTTTCCTCTTCTTCAACCTGCTCCGTAACATACCATTGCAGAAAAATCTGTGTGGCATGGTCTTTCTCCTGTATAGCAAGCTCAATCAGATCGTTAAAACACCGGGTAATGAACTGCTCGTGCTTCAAGGTGGCCTGAAACATGTCCATCGGGGATTTCCAACTTGACGGCGGTTCTTTGATCGCCTGAAGCTTGGCGCTTCCTCCCTGGCGCTGGATGTATTCATACAGTTTCATCGCATGAAGCATCTCCTCGTGATACTGCACCATAAACCAGTTGCCAAAACCCTTGAGCCCCTGATCGGTGGAATGAGCAGACATCGCCATATACAAATAGGCAGAGTACATCTCATTATTGATCTGACCATTCAACGCCTCTACCATTTTATCACTCAACATAGAAACTCCTTTGAAGTAAGTTTAAAAAATATTCCGACAAAAATTATTTGCAATATATATGCCATTAAAAACACTCCTCGGAAGGCACTTTGTCAGCCATCCTTCTGTCGCTTAAGGTATTCTTCATACGAGTCAAGATAGCGGTCTTTGCCGGGCACGACAAGAAAACGAAGCTCTGCCCGGCGTCCACCGATATGAGCGCCGCCCATATATATTTTATCGCCATTCACATGCCTGTCGGCGATACGGTGAACCGTTGATGCCCGCTCCGATGCATCATCCCAGGCTTTCTGCATCACCTGCTGTACACTGTCGTTTCCCAATCGATTAATGTTCGATATCGCCCAGGTAAGGTGCCACACGTTGAAATCTTCTTTTAAGCTGTCGATATAGTCAAAGTAAAGATCTGATACTTTCTGTGCCTGATCGGAACCGAAAAACTGGTCTCGCACCGCCCAGAGAGGAAGCACACAACCCCATCCGCCTTTCTCCATCTCGCTCCGGGCAACTTTTAACGTCTGATCGATATCGATCCCCCCGATTATTACATCTCTCCGCTCATGGGTAAAATACCAAAGACAACTGCTATGAAGAAGCAGAAGAACCAGTGCTCCACAGGCTACATTCGATTTCATATTTTTCTCCTTAACGGCATTCTCCAGTCAAGCAGAGAAACCCGAATCTTTCAACGTAATATCACTTAAAAGGGTTGGAAAGTGTATTGAAATTAGAAGCTCAGAACGTATTACTATACACTTGTGCCCCTAATCTAACCCTTTTTTTCTTTTCGAGCCAGATCAAATTTCTGCCCGGCAAAATCCCAGTTAACTAATTTATCGAACCAGGCATCGATATAGTTTTCCTTTTCATTTTGATAATCCATATAATACGCATGCTCCCAGAC of Chitinivibrionales bacterium contains these proteins:
- a CDS encoding pyruvate carboxylase (biotin-containing enzyme that catalyzes a two step carboxylation of pyruvate to oxaloacetate) translates to QVFKDFARHVVAHVDTSMLSTPTFLYGLQPGEEIAVDIEKGKTLIIKFLSVGEPHEDGARLVTFELNGHPRSVTITDRSLAGNFPTAVKADPANPDHIGATMPGMVVKVHVEEGTEVSKGHKLLVLEAMKMETTIYAEKAGKVGQVLVKPGNQVETGDLLLSIG
- the metH gene encoding methionine synthase produces the protein MPMKNPNDIPLLIFDGACGTTIQTMHLPKSAWETHEGCNEFLNLSAPDAIVEMHRRFLDAGATVIETNSFGANSIVLSEYNLQDKTEAINKAAARNAQEARKEFPKAFIAGSIGPTTKLPTLGQIPVETLADSFRVQIRSLMETGVDLLIIETVQDLLQLKTALITAHEVFHDLNHEVPIMASITVERTGTMLIGTEVAAVAATLEPFDLFSLGLNCATGPDLMASHLHLLSNTMQCRISCIPNAGIPETKGDQVIYPLQPQPFADYLKEYIEEYGVSIVGGCCGTTPDHIRALAQTVNNVVPGKRKPESKPAVSSGFVAAEIQQDIPPFLIGERTNVNGSKKFRELILADDFDGALAIGLQQQENGAHAVDLCTAYAGRDEQKDLTTMVKLFAQSVKAPLVVDSTQAECIESSLKNYPGRCIVNSINLEDGGKNLEKVCTLVKKYGAAVIALTINEKGMAMTIEDKVETAKAIYRLAVEKHGLRPEDLLFDVLTFTIGSGDTTLQDAAYNTIEAIRKVKEKLPGVSTSLGVSNISFGLLRQSRKFLNSVFLHEAIEAGLDAAIIDPAKVIPLARMDEEDRRVCMDLIYNRKSDEVPSPLEQFINHFSEAAQDESEEKDSGKEVIPEVALADKIMKGDKNGIEDLLSILMGRMTPVSIVNTHLVPAMRRVGEMFGRGEMLLPFVLKSAETMKACVKYLEPFMESTEQESSVKVLLATVQGDVHDIGKNLVDIILSNNGYKVFNIGTKVPAEVIIEKAKEHDVDVIGLSGLLVKSALVMRDNMEQFQEAGLTAPILLGGAALTKKFVAESCVPNYTAPVVYCSDAFAGLTALQQIEEGTLKPTTVEVASESKKMKPGAKNEHIRRDVKIPSPPFRGTKVIADINTETLLEYINTQALFRGRWGYRRGSMSAEEYKKMIEEKVAPLYESLRKRLIDEKLARPAVSYGYFNCNSKGDSLEIQSNGKNYELTFPRQADPPHLCIADYFKPAGEGTDVVGFFVVTMGPAISEATKELYESDQYHDYLMLHALSVELTDALAEYWHEVMRTEMGINTQKPNDILGYAVQDYQGSRYGFGYPSCPDLEAHKVVFELLEPENIGVELTENMEMVPEQSTSALVAHHPQAKYFAV
- a CDS encoding rubredoxin, translating into MKRYICTQCGYIYDPAKGDPMNSIPPGTSFEDLPEDWVCPMCYSGKNAFDMLD
- a CDS encoding bifunctional homocysteine S-methyltransferase/methylenetetrahydrofolate reductase, giving the protein MKNIIDRMKEKPLLFDGATGTMLYQRGVFINTCYDELCLTKKDIVKSIHEEYVAAGAEVIETNSFGANRIKLGSFGLVENVDAINRAAASCARKAAGDTVYVAGSVGPCTKAPEAFPASKYEAVKEAFKEQIESLTRAGVDCILFETFSKEDELRLAIEAAAEISIPIIASFTVGTNKKTAFGTPMIAMVSMLQENKHVDAIGINCGTGPAEALSALEQIVKQTDKPVVVMPNAGYPREVDGRLLYLTNPEYFSEYAKRFIQVGARGIGGCCGTTPGHIAAMTRTVKNIDGIKTYATVKKAVEPAPDIEIIPPKNKSRLAARLLAGKKVTSVELLPPRSIDMSTMIEKSRACARAGVDAINIPDGPRASLRISPMIAAMTIAKEAGIEPVLHYCCRDRNLIGMQADILGGYAAGVANFLIITGDPPKLGAYPDATGVFDVDSIGLTQAVTNLNRGIDIGGSSVTPPTGIFIGVGANPCSLDMEREIERYHLKIKAGAEFAITQPVFDIDALNQFLDRVNKFEKKIPIIAGIWPLISYRNAEFMNNEVPGVVVPEPILDRMRACTKKEEGIEEGITICRELIDRIKDRVDGFQVSAPFGKVEIALRVLESIL
- the larE gene encoding ATP-dependent sacrificial sulfur transferase LarE, with amino-acid sequence MNTDKFEQLKKIISSYSSAVVAFSGGVDSTFLAKVAGDVLGDNILLITATSSTYPHFELEESKALARNLGLQQRIIVSEELDIPGFTNNPPDRCYYCKGELFDVIGHIAKAEGYEVVFDGSNADDVHDFRPGRKALAERGVKSPLCDAGLSKDDIRTLSRSLGLATADKPSYACLASRFPYGETITKKKLERVGKAEEEIRALGFTQFRVRSHENLARIEIAASDMDKAWSLREKIDSLCRDAGFVYAAIDCRGYRTGSMNEVLK
- a CDS encoding ferritin, whose amino-acid sequence is MLSDKMVEALNGQINNEMYSAYLYMAMSAHSTDQGLKGFGNWFMVQYHEEMLHAMKLYEYIQRQGGSAKLQAIKEPPSSWKSPMDMFQATLKHEQFITRCFNDLIELAIQEKDHATQIFLQWYVTEQVEEEENDNDIIGMLKVAGDNAQALMMIDRDLAARITTVPTDFSKGIESAMKGA